Proteins from a single region of Urocitellus parryii isolate mUroPar1 chromosome 4, mUroPar1.hap1, whole genome shotgun sequence:
- the Ddb2 gene encoding DNA damage-binding protein 2 isoform X1 produces MAPRKRPEAPKTPNVAARLRSKRSPRELEPEAKKLRVKGSGSSRRYDSGCLWAGLASLQVPPPSSSIVRALHQYKLGKAAWPSLQQGLQQSFLHSLASYRIFQKAAPFDRRATSLAWHPTHPSTLAVGSKGGDIMLWNFGIKEKPTFIKGIGAGGSITALKFNLLNTNQFFASSMEGTTRLQDFKGNTLRVFTSSDTCNVWFCSLDVSANSRMVVTGDNVGHVILLNTDGKELWNLRMHKKKVTHLALNPCCDWLLATASVDQTVKLWDLRQIRGKASFLYSLPHRHPVNSACFSPDGARLLTTDQKSEIRIYSASQWDCPLDLIPHPHRHFQHLTPIKATWHPRYNLIVVGRYPDPNFKSCAPYELRTIDVFDGSSGKMMCQLYDPESSGIISLNEFNPIGDTLASAMGYHILIWSQEEAKPWDENETH; encoded by the exons ATGGCTCCCAGGAAACGCCCGGAAGCCCCGAAGACCCCCAACGTGGCGGCGCGCCTCCGGAGCAAGAGAAGTCCCCGGGAGCTGGAGCCCGAGGCCAAGAAGCTCAGAGTGAAGGGCTCCG GTTCTAGCAGGAGATATGACTCAGGCTGCCTTTGGGCGGGGTTGGCTAGCCTGCAGGTCCCGCCACCAAGCAGCAGCATCGTCAGGGCCCTCCACCAGTATAAGTTGGGCAAAGCTGCCTGGCCATCACTACAGCAG GGTCTTCAGCAGTCCTTTTTGCACTCTCTGGCTTCTTACCGGATATTCCAAAAGGCTGCTCCCTTTGACAGAAGGGCTACATCCTTGGCATGGCACCCGACTCATCCCAGCACCCTGGCTGTGGGTTCCAAAGGGGGAGATATCATGCTCTGGAACTTTGGCATAAAGGAAAAACCCACCTTCATTAAAGGG ATTGGAGCTGGAGGGAGCATCACTGCGCTGAAGTTTAACCTTCTCAATACCAACCAGTTTTTTGCCTCCTCAATGGAGGGAACAACTAGGCTGCAGGACTTTAAAGGCAACACTCTCCGAGTTTTTACCAGCTCAGATACCTGCAA CGTCTGGTTTTGCAGCCTGGATGTGTCTGCCAACAGCCGAATGGTGGTCACAGGAGACAACGTGGGGCATGTGATCCTGCTGAACACAGATGGCAAGGAG CTTTGGAATCTCCGAATGCACAAAAAGAAAGTGACCCATCTGGCTCTAAACCCCTGCTGTGACTGGCTACTGGCCACAGCTTCCGTAGATCAAACAGTGAAACTCTGGGACCTGCGCCAGATTAGAGGGAAAGCCAGCTTCCTTTACTCGCTGCCACACAGGCATCCTGTCAACTCAG CTTGTTTTAGCCCTGATGGAGCCCGGCTCCTGACCACTGATCAGAAGAGTGAGATCCGGATTTACTCTGCTTCCCAGTGGGACTGTCCCCTGGACCTGATCCCACACCCTCACCGTCACTTCCAGCACCTAACACCCATCAAG GCAACCTGGCATCCTCGGTACAACCTCATTGTTGTGGGCCGATACCCAGATCCTAATTTCAAAAGTTGTGCCCCCTATGAATTAAGGACGATTGATGTGTTTGATGGAAGCTCTGGGAAGATGATGTGTCAGCTCTATGACCCAGAATCTTCTGGTATCATTTCG CTCAACGAGTTCAACCCCATAGGGGACACGCTGGCCTCTGCCATGG GTTATCACATTCTCATTTGGAGCCAGGAGGAGGCGAAGCCATGGGATGAAAATGAGACACATTGA
- the Acp2 gene encoding lysosomal acid phosphatase isoform X1, whose amino-acid sequence MMAGRLHGWSWAVLLQLLLGMNLMVMPLTQARSLRFVTLLYRHGDRSPVKTYPKDPYQEEEWPQGFGQLTKEGMLQHWELGQALRQRYHGFLNTSYHRQEVYVRSTDFDRTLMSAEANLAGLFPPNGMQRFNPNISWQPIPVHTVPITEDKLLKFPLGPCPRYEQLQNETRQTPEYQNESIRNAQFLDMVANETGLTDLTLETVWNVYDTLFCEQTHGLLLPPWASPQTMQRLSQLKDFSFRFLFGIHEQAEKARLQGGVLLAQIRKNLTLMATTSQLPKLLVYSAHDTTLVALQMALDVYNGEQAPYASCHIFELWEDNGNFSVEMYFRNESKKDPWPLILPGCSLRCPLQDFLHLTESVVPKDWQQECQLASSTADTEVIVALAVCGSILFLLIVLLLTVLFRMQAQPPGYRHIADGEDHA is encoded by the exons ATGATGGCCGGCAGACTGCACGGCTGGAGCTGGGCGGTTCTTCTCCAGCTCCTTCTTGGCATGAACCTGATGGTGATGCCACTCACCCAGGCCCGGAGTCTGCGCTTCGTTACCTTG CTTTACCGACATGGAGACCGTTCACCAGTGAAGACATATCCCAAGGACCCCTATCAGGAAGAGGAATGGCCCCAGGGGTTTGGTCAACTAACCAAG GAAGGGATGCTACAGCACTGGGAGCTGGGCCAGGCTCTGCGGCAGCGCTACCATGGCTTTCTAAACACCTCTTATCACCGTCAGGAG GTGTATGTGCGAAGCACGGACTTTGACCGTACTCTCATGAGTGCTGAGGCCAACCTGGCTGGACTCTTCCCTCCCAATGGGATGCAGCGCTTCAACCCTAACATATCATGGCAGCCTATCCCTGTTCACACTGTGCCCATCACTGAGGACAAG CTGCTGAAGTTTCCATTGGGCCCGTGTCCACGTTATGAGCAGCTGCAGAATGAGACTCGGCAGACACCAGAGTATCAGAATGAGAGTATTCGGAATGCA CAATTTCTGGACATGGTGGCCAATGAGACAGGACTTACAGACCTGACTCTGGAGACTGTCTGGAATGTCTATGACACACTCTTCTGTGAG CAAACCCATGGGTTACTCCTGCCACCCTGGGCCTCACCCCAAACCATGCAGCGTCTGAGCCAGCTAAAGGACTTCAGCTTCCGCTTCCTCTTCGGGATCCATGAGCAGGCAGAGAAGGCCCGGCTTCAGGGGG GAGTCTTGCTGGCTCAGATACGGAAGAACCTGACCCTAATGGCAACTACCTCCCAACTCCCTAAGCTGCTGGTGTACTCTGCG CATGACACTACCCTTGTTGCTCTGCAAATGGCACTGGATGTCTACAATGGTGAACAAGCCCCCTACGCCTCCTGCCACATATTTGAACTCTGGGAAGATAATGG GAATTTCTCGGTGGAGATGTACTTTCGGAATGAAAGTAAGAAGGACCCCTGGCCACTGATCCTGCCTGGCTGCTCTCTACGCTGCCCACTGCAGGACTTCCTTCACCTCACAGAGTCCGTTGTGCCCAAGGACTGGCAGCAGGAATGCCAGCTGGCAAGCAGTACTGCAGACACAG aGGTGATCGTGGCCTTGGCCGTCTGTGGCTCCATACTCTTCCTTCTCATAGTGCTGCTCCTCACCGTCCTCTTCCGGATGCAGGCCCAGCCTCCTGGCTACCGCCACATTGCAGATGGGGAGGACCATGCCTGA
- the Ddb2 gene encoding DNA damage-binding protein 2 isoform X2, whose amino-acid sequence MAPRKRPEAPKTPNVAARLRSKRSPRELEPEAKKLRVKGSGSSRRYDSGCLWAGLASLQVPPPSSSIVRALHQYKLGKAAWPSLQQGLQQSFLHSLASYRIFQKAAPFDRRATSLAWHPTHPSTLAVGSKGGDIMLWNFGIKEKPTFIKGIGAGGSITALKFNLLNTNQFFASSMEGTTRLQDFKGNTLRVFTSSDTCNVWFCSLDVSANSRMVVTGDNVGHVILLNTDGKELWNLRMHKKKVTHLALNPCCDWLLATASVDQTVKLWDLRQIRGKASFLYSLPHRHPVNSACFSPDGARLLTTDQKSEIRIYSASQWDCPLDLIPHPHRHFQHLTPIKLNEFNPIGDTLASAMGYHILIWSQEEAKPWDENETH is encoded by the exons ATGGCTCCCAGGAAACGCCCGGAAGCCCCGAAGACCCCCAACGTGGCGGCGCGCCTCCGGAGCAAGAGAAGTCCCCGGGAGCTGGAGCCCGAGGCCAAGAAGCTCAGAGTGAAGGGCTCCG GTTCTAGCAGGAGATATGACTCAGGCTGCCTTTGGGCGGGGTTGGCTAGCCTGCAGGTCCCGCCACCAAGCAGCAGCATCGTCAGGGCCCTCCACCAGTATAAGTTGGGCAAAGCTGCCTGGCCATCACTACAGCAG GGTCTTCAGCAGTCCTTTTTGCACTCTCTGGCTTCTTACCGGATATTCCAAAAGGCTGCTCCCTTTGACAGAAGGGCTACATCCTTGGCATGGCACCCGACTCATCCCAGCACCCTGGCTGTGGGTTCCAAAGGGGGAGATATCATGCTCTGGAACTTTGGCATAAAGGAAAAACCCACCTTCATTAAAGGG ATTGGAGCTGGAGGGAGCATCACTGCGCTGAAGTTTAACCTTCTCAATACCAACCAGTTTTTTGCCTCCTCAATGGAGGGAACAACTAGGCTGCAGGACTTTAAAGGCAACACTCTCCGAGTTTTTACCAGCTCAGATACCTGCAA CGTCTGGTTTTGCAGCCTGGATGTGTCTGCCAACAGCCGAATGGTGGTCACAGGAGACAACGTGGGGCATGTGATCCTGCTGAACACAGATGGCAAGGAG CTTTGGAATCTCCGAATGCACAAAAAGAAAGTGACCCATCTGGCTCTAAACCCCTGCTGTGACTGGCTACTGGCCACAGCTTCCGTAGATCAAACAGTGAAACTCTGGGACCTGCGCCAGATTAGAGGGAAAGCCAGCTTCCTTTACTCGCTGCCACACAGGCATCCTGTCAACTCAG CTTGTTTTAGCCCTGATGGAGCCCGGCTCCTGACCACTGATCAGAAGAGTGAGATCCGGATTTACTCTGCTTCCCAGTGGGACTGTCCCCTGGACCTGATCCCACACCCTCACCGTCACTTCCAGCACCTAACACCCATCAAG CTCAACGAGTTCAACCCCATAGGGGACACGCTGGCCTCTGCCATGG GTTATCACATTCTCATTTGGAGCCAGGAGGAGGCGAAGCCATGGGATGAAAATGAGACACATTGA
- the Acp2 gene encoding lysosomal acid phosphatase isoform X2 — MMAGRLHGWSWAVLLQLLLGMNLMVMPLTQARSLRFVTLLYRHGDRSPVKTYPKDPYQEEEWPQGFGQLTKEGMLQHWELGQALRQRYHGFLNTSYHRQEVYVRSTDFDRTLMSAEANLAGLFPPNGMQRFNPNISWQPIPVHTVPITEDKLLKFPLGPCPRYEQLQNETRQTPEYQNESIRNAQFLDMVANETGLTDLTLETVWNVYDTLFCEQTHGLLLPPWASPQTMQRLSQLKDFSFRFLFGIHEQAEKARLQGGVLLAQIRKNLTLMATTSQLPKLLVYSAHDTTLVALQMALDVYNGEQAPYASCHIFELWEDNGNFSVEMYFRNESKKDPWPLILPGCSLRCPLQDFLHLTESVVPKDWQQECQLASSTADTGSHAPRCLL, encoded by the exons ATGATGGCCGGCAGACTGCACGGCTGGAGCTGGGCGGTTCTTCTCCAGCTCCTTCTTGGCATGAACCTGATGGTGATGCCACTCACCCAGGCCCGGAGTCTGCGCTTCGTTACCTTG CTTTACCGACATGGAGACCGTTCACCAGTGAAGACATATCCCAAGGACCCCTATCAGGAAGAGGAATGGCCCCAGGGGTTTGGTCAACTAACCAAG GAAGGGATGCTACAGCACTGGGAGCTGGGCCAGGCTCTGCGGCAGCGCTACCATGGCTTTCTAAACACCTCTTATCACCGTCAGGAG GTGTATGTGCGAAGCACGGACTTTGACCGTACTCTCATGAGTGCTGAGGCCAACCTGGCTGGACTCTTCCCTCCCAATGGGATGCAGCGCTTCAACCCTAACATATCATGGCAGCCTATCCCTGTTCACACTGTGCCCATCACTGAGGACAAG CTGCTGAAGTTTCCATTGGGCCCGTGTCCACGTTATGAGCAGCTGCAGAATGAGACTCGGCAGACACCAGAGTATCAGAATGAGAGTATTCGGAATGCA CAATTTCTGGACATGGTGGCCAATGAGACAGGACTTACAGACCTGACTCTGGAGACTGTCTGGAATGTCTATGACACACTCTTCTGTGAG CAAACCCATGGGTTACTCCTGCCACCCTGGGCCTCACCCCAAACCATGCAGCGTCTGAGCCAGCTAAAGGACTTCAGCTTCCGCTTCCTCTTCGGGATCCATGAGCAGGCAGAGAAGGCCCGGCTTCAGGGGG GAGTCTTGCTGGCTCAGATACGGAAGAACCTGACCCTAATGGCAACTACCTCCCAACTCCCTAAGCTGCTGGTGTACTCTGCG CATGACACTACCCTTGTTGCTCTGCAAATGGCACTGGATGTCTACAATGGTGAACAAGCCCCCTACGCCTCCTGCCACATATTTGAACTCTGGGAAGATAATGG GAATTTCTCGGTGGAGATGTACTTTCGGAATGAAAGTAAGAAGGACCCCTGGCCACTGATCCTGCCTGGCTGCTCTCTACGCTGCCCACTGCAGGACTTCCTTCACCTCACAGAGTCCGTTGTGCCCAAGGACTGGCAGCAGGAATGCCAGCTGGCAAGCAGTACTGCAGACACAG GATCACATGCCCCACGTTGTCTCCTGTGA